A DNA window from Methylocystis heyeri contains the following coding sequences:
- a CDS encoding hydrogenase maturation protease, with product MIERHIICFGNPLHGDDGFGPAVYQRLAPHARPAGLRLTEAGAPGPAALALFQDCAEIVIVDALAPAGTPGRIGRPSPAAVMQEATPAGHGVGLGYVLRALAALSERPPAIEIIGAEAGTVAPFRPGLSEPVARAADEVAALLLRSYFDSERHV from the coding sequence GTGATCGAGCGCCATATCATCTGCTTCGGCAACCCGCTGCACGGCGACGACGGCTTCGGCCCGGCGGTCTACCAACGGCTGGCGCCGCACGCGCGGCCCGCCGGCCTGCGCCTCACGGAGGCCGGCGCGCCGGGACCGGCTGCGCTGGCGCTGTTCCAGGACTGCGCCGAAATCGTCATCGTCGATGCGCTGGCGCCCGCCGGAACTCCGGGGCGGATCGGACGACCCTCTCCGGCCGCCGTCATGCAGGAAGCGACGCCCGCCGGGCATGGCGTCGGACTGGGCTATGTCCTGCGCGCCCTCGCGGCGCTTTCCGAGCGCCCGCCGGCCATCGAGATCATCGGAGCGGAGGCCGGGACCGTCGCGCCGTTTCGCCCGGGGCTCTCGGAGCCGGTGGCGCGCGCCGCCGATGAAGTTGCGGCGCTGCTCCTTCGTTCCTATTTCGACTCCGAACGCCATGTCTGA
- a CDS encoding sensor domain-containing protein → MSDPELAQEIIRLRAEVETLRLANAAIQRQLGVDAGEADRMLRTMELQAEALQEANQRQTSQANFIQRVMDTSSALMIVLGPEGFIRQVNRRFGVALGEPEAPAARRVLDEWLPPEEKARLELSLGALPWPVYSPLFELARSAGSYCAEHRLLGRDGRYRVYWLEASVQHDPQGKEEGAVVCATDITAIKNQRDALIESERQLKEAQRIAQIGRWELDPTTGEVVQWSDELLQICELGRPPARTEDFLAIVHPNDRQQIAEAFSAAIAGHRLFSCNCRLLLANGGTKCIQLRGLIHYDEGGKPLRATGTLQDVTAQRLADEQLGLAASVFDSSLNGVIITDSETRIIKANPAFSRILGYEPEEVVGKRTSIFKSKRHDASFYEQIWARLIREGEWQGEIWDRRKDGKVVPLWQNISAVRDEHGKVKNYIGVFYDLSEQKRSAAHIHHLAYYDTLTDLPNRQLFNDRCAQAIKMSQRTGRKLCLLFLDLDRFKYINDSLGHPVGDELLRAVAARLTQNLRQSDTIARLGGDEFIVLLQNVHGPEDAERVAQKILAALSRPFVIQGHRLEVRTSIGVSSYPGDGEDAATLIKNADLAMYQAKEEGRGKFMFYTAQLTDRAQERLFLEGELCKAMDKDELFLEYQPQFELANGRLLGSEALMRWRHAERGDIPPASFIAIAEETGLILRLGEWALRTACGQAMEWARKGCGLRRIAVNISGVQIERSDIVGMVGDVLAETGLPPEFLELEITETYVMRQAQQNIQVLDALRAFGLSLAIDDFGTGQSSLAYLKRLPVNKLKIDRSFVADLPSGENEAAIARAIVALGHSLHLNVLAEGIETPAQAQCLAEMGCEEAQGFLFSRPLAASAMEDMLLSHASRAMPAKLTQRTEFGNEKDNGGLLRRA, encoded by the coding sequence ATGTCTGATCCGGAACTCGCGCAAGAAATCATCCGCCTGCGCGCGGAGGTGGAGACGCTTCGTCTCGCCAACGCGGCCATACAAAGGCAATTGGGCGTCGACGCCGGCGAGGCGGACAGGATGCTGCGCACGATGGAGCTGCAGGCCGAGGCCCTGCAGGAAGCCAATCAGCGCCAGACCAGCCAGGCCAATTTCATCCAGCGGGTGATGGACACCTCCTCCGCTCTGATGATCGTTCTCGGGCCGGAAGGTTTCATACGCCAGGTCAACCGCCGCTTCGGCGTCGCCCTGGGCGAGCCGGAAGCGCCGGCGGCCCGGCGCGTCCTGGACGAATGGCTGCCGCCGGAAGAAAAAGCCCGGCTGGAGCTGTCGCTCGGCGCCCTGCCGTGGCCGGTCTATTCGCCGCTGTTCGAACTGGCGCGCAGCGCCGGCTCCTACTGCGCGGAACACCGCCTGCTGGGCAGGGACGGGCGATATCGCGTCTATTGGCTCGAAGCCAGCGTCCAGCACGATCCCCAGGGCAAGGAGGAAGGCGCCGTCGTCTGCGCGACGGACATAACCGCGATCAAGAACCAGCGCGACGCCCTCATCGAGAGCGAAAGGCAACTCAAGGAGGCTCAGCGCATCGCCCAGATCGGTCGCTGGGAGCTCGACCCGACCACCGGCGAGGTCGTCCAATGGTCGGACGAGTTGCTGCAAATCTGCGAACTCGGGCGCCCCCCGGCGCGAACCGAGGATTTTTTGGCCATCGTCCATCCGAACGACCGCCAGCAAATCGCCGAGGCTTTCAGCGCCGCGATCGCCGGTCATCGCCTTTTTTCGTGCAACTGCCGACTGTTGCTGGCCAACGGCGGAACGAAATGCATCCAATTGCGCGGGCTGATCCATTACGACGAGGGCGGGAAGCCGTTGCGCGCGACCGGAACCCTCCAGGACGTCACCGCCCAGCGTCTGGCGGACGAGCAGCTCGGCCTCGCCGCCAGCGTGTTCGACAGCAGCCTCAACGGCGTGATCATCACCGACTCCGAAACCCGGATCATCAAGGCCAACCCCGCCTTCAGCCGCATTCTCGGCTATGAGCCGGAGGAAGTCGTCGGAAAAAGGACCAGCATCTTCAAGTCGAAGCGCCACGATGCGTCATTCTACGAGCAGATATGGGCGAGGCTGATCCGGGAAGGCGAGTGGCAGGGCGAAATCTGGGACCGCCGCAAGGACGGCAAGGTCGTCCCGCTGTGGCAGAATATCTCGGCCGTGCGCGACGAGCACGGCAAGGTGAAGAACTATATCGGGGTTTTCTACGACCTCAGCGAGCAGAAGCGCTCGGCCGCGCATATCCATCACCTCGCCTATTACGACACGCTGACCGACCTGCCCAACCGACAGCTTTTCAACGACCGCTGCGCCCAGGCCATCAAAATGTCGCAGCGCACCGGCCGCAAGCTCTGCCTGCTTTTTCTCGATCTCGACCGCTTCAAATACATCAACGACAGCCTGGGACACCCGGTCGGAGACGAGCTTTTGCGGGCTGTCGCGGCGCGGCTGACGCAGAACCTGCGCCAGAGCGACACGATCGCGCGTCTCGGGGGCGACGAATTCATCGTGCTGCTGCAGAACGTCCACGGCCCCGAGGACGCCGAGCGAGTCGCGCAGAAAATCCTGGCGGCGCTTTCAAGGCCGTTCGTCATCCAGGGCCATCGGCTCGAGGTTCGCACTTCCATCGGCGTCAGCAGCTATCCCGGCGACGGCGAAGACGCCGCCACGCTGATCAAGAACGCCGACCTCGCCATGTATCAGGCCAAGGAGGAAGGACGCGGCAAGTTCATGTTCTACACGGCGCAGCTGACGGATCGGGCCCAGGAACGGCTGTTTCTGGAAGGCGAGCTGTGCAAGGCGATGGACAAGGACGAACTGTTCCTTGAATACCAGCCGCAGTTCGAGCTCGCCAACGGCCGGCTTCTCGGCTCGGAGGCGCTGATGCGCTGGCGCCACGCCGAGCGCGGCGACATCCCGCCCGCCAGTTTCATCGCCATCGCAGAGGAGACCGGCCTGATCCTGCGCCTCGGCGAATGGGCCCTGCGGACCGCCTGCGGCCAGGCGATGGAATGGGCGCGCAAGGGGTGCGGCCTGCGCCGCATCGCCGTGAACATATCCGGCGTCCAGATCGAGCGCTCGGATATCGTCGGCATGGTCGGGGATGTGCTGGCCGAGACCGGCTTGCCGCCCGAGTTTCTCGAGCTGGAGATCACCGAGACCTATGTCATGCGCCAGGCGCAGCAGAACATACAGGTTCTCGACGCCCTCCGCGCTTTCGGCCTTTCCCTGGCGATCGACGATTTCGGCACGGGTCAGTCGTCCCTCGCCTATCTCAAGCGTCTGCCCGTGAACAAGCTGAAGATCGACCGCTCCTTCGTCGCGGACCTTCCGAGCGGAGAGAATGAAGCCGCGATCGCCCGCGCCATCGTGGCGCTCGGCCACAGCCTGCATCTGAATGTTCTCGCGGAAGGGATCGAGACGCCCGCTCAGGCCCAATGCCTCGCGGAAATGGGCTGCGAGGAAGCCCAGGGCTTCCTGTTCAGCCGCCCGCTCGCCGCCTCGGCCATGGAGGACATGCTTCTGAGCCATGCTTCACGCGCCATGCCGGCCAAGCTGACGCAGAGAACGGAGTTCGGGAACGAAAAAGACAATGGCGGCCTTCTTCGCCGGGCATGA
- a CDS encoding SMR family transporter, whose protein sequence is MKWAYLLVAICAEVAATSALKASAGFTRLVPSVAVVIGYCVAFYFLSLTLDTIPVGISYAIWSGVGIVLISLIGWLSFGQNLDAPAIAGIALIIAGVAVINLVSKTASH, encoded by the coding sequence ATGAAATGGGCATATCTGCTGGTCGCCATTTGCGCGGAAGTCGCTGCGACTTCCGCGCTGAAGGCTTCGGCGGGGTTTACGAGGCTCGTCCCTTCCGTCGCCGTCGTGATCGGATATTGCGTCGCATTCTATTTCCTGTCGTTGACGCTCGACACCATTCCGGTAGGCATCTCCTATGCGATATGGTCTGGAGTCGGAATCGTCCTGATCTCCCTCATCGGCTGGCTGAGCTTTGGTCAGAACCTGGACGCGCCCGCCATCGCCGGAATCGCCCTCATCATAGCCGGCGTCGCCGTGATCAATCTGGTTTCCAAAACCGCTTCGCATTGA
- a CDS encoding cytochrome c oxidase assembly protein, which produces MMGPPVGCGLVGVTRPFALEDQHYAGLVIWVGGRLVYLLVIPRLFIDWMRPCGTNR; this is translated from the coding sequence ATGATGGGCCCGCCGGTCGGTTGCGGCCTCGTCGGCGTCACGCGGCCTTTCGCTCTCGAAGACCAGCATTACGCGGGCCTCGTCATCTGGGTCGGCGGCAGGCTGGTCTATCTCCTTGTGATCCCGCGGCTGTTCATCGATTGGATGCGCCCCTGCGGAACCAACCGTTAG